From the Acidithiobacillus sp. genome, the window TGCTGGCAAGCGCGCTCGATCGCTGGCCGCATGCCGCCCAATGGTCAGAAACTCTCGCCCAGAGCCTGTGCGTACAGGTCACCGAGCGCAGCACCACCGACCCGGCAAACAGCGCAGAAACACCCCTGGTCCTCAGCGCAACCCGTCTCTATTTGCGCCGCTACTGGCGCGACCAGCAATTCATCGCCGAGGCGTTGCGCCAGCGCGCCCGGCAGCGCGTCGCTGACACTACCCACCCCGAAGCCTTAAGACCGTGGCTGGAGCAGCTTTTCCCGGCATCTGACGAACTCGGCGACGGATTCCCCTGGCAAAAAATCGCCTGCGCCCTCGCCCTGCGCAGCCACTTCAGCATCATCACCGGCGGCCCCGGCACTGGCAAAACCTACACCGCAGCCCGCTTCATGGCCTTGCTCATGGCGACCGGCAGCACGCCCCTGCGCATCGTCCTCGCCGCCCCCACCGGCAAGGCCGCCGTGCGCATCGACGAATCCCTGCGGAGCGCCATCGGCACCCTTCCGCAACTGGGCGGGATAGCCGACATGGCTGCCGCCTTCGCCAGCCTGCGTCCGGCGCGCACTCTGCACAGCCTGCTCGGCGCCCGCCCCGACAGTCGTCGCTTTCGCCATGACGCCGCCAATCCCCTCGAACTCGACGTACTCGTAGTGGATGAAGCCTCCATGATCCATCACGAGATGATGGCCGCCCTGCTCCGCGCCCTGCCGCCCTCGGCCCGCCTCATCCTCCTCGGCGATCAGGACCAGCTTGCCTCCGTCGAAGCGGGCGCGGTGCTGGCCGAACTCTGTCTCGGCAGCGGTACATACGATGCCGAGACCTGCCACTATATGCGGGCCAGTTGCGGTGTCGCGCCGCCGTCCGGCGACAACAGCGCCAACCCCCTTACCGCAAACATCATCCGCCTGCAACGCAGTCATCGCTTCAACGCAGAAATTGGCGCGCTAGCGGATGCCGTGCATGGCGGCCATCCAGAAAGCGCCGTCCGTATACTGCAAGCTGCGCACACCGCCACCCTCGCCTGGCAACCGGCCCCCGCCATCCACCAGATGCTGGAACTCGCCCGCATGGAAAGCGCCTACAGTCGCGTCTGGCAAGCGGCGGGCCAGCCGCCGCCTAAAGACCGGCAAGAACATAGCGCATGGGTTAACACCATTCTCAACAACTACGCCGACTTCCGCCTCCTCTGTGCCCTGCGCCAGGGCCCCTGGGGAGTCACCGGCATCAACCGCACCATCGAAGACTACCTGCAGCGCCAGGGCATCCTGCAGGGCCGCGGCCTTTGGTATGCCGGACGCCCCACCCTCGTCACCCGCAATGATTCCAATCTCGGTCTCAGCAATGGCGACATTGGCATCGCCCTGCCCGACCCGGATAAACGCCTGCGCGTCTACTTCCCCAATGGGGACGGCCCGCCCCGTGCCATCCTCCCCAGCCGCCTCAACCACGCCGAAAGCGCCTGGGCCATGACCGTCCACAAGGCGCAGGGCTCGGAATTCGCCCACACCGTCCTCATCCTTCCCCCGGAAGACAGCCCCGTTCTCAGCCGCGAATTGCTTTATACTGCCGTCACCCGGGCCCGCAGCCGGTTCACCCTCATTGCCCTCCGCGAGCGCCTGGAAAATGCCATCCAGCGCCAGACGCGGCGGATGAGCGGATTGCACGCGGCTCTGTACGATCCCAGGCGCTGAATGTCACCGACATTACTTTGGCACAATTGCCAAAAAACGGCTTTTTTATCTTTCTGAACAGATATAATCTGTGCGATATTATGCGCATTTTTTTACTATGAATATCCATCTTTCCACAGGTAACCATGTCTGAGCGCACCGCCATTTCTCCAGAAGATATCCTGCGCACCCTGCTAAAACACCAGCATACCGAGATTACGGCCGCCATCGCGCGGTCTATGGACCTTTTTTATGCCCGTGCCGCCAGCCATCCAGACATCAGCGCGATACAGCGCCAGCTGTCGGCCGAGCAGTTCGAGCAACTTAAGGTAGAACAGCGGGCCCAATCCCTGCTCCTGTTGCAGCCAGATACCACGGAGGAACATCTCGAGCGCGCTCAAGCCATGGGCCGGGTATATGCCATGGCAGGTATCCGTACTGAATGGCTGATCAGCAGTATGGCGTTATACTCAGACTGCCTCCTCGAACAGCTCACCCCGTTTCTGAAACATGAAGACGCCTTACAGTCGCTGATCCTGCAACGCTTGGCGAAGGATCTCGCCGGACAACTGCAGGGAATGGAGTCCGCCGCCCTGGAAGAACGCCAGGTTATGGAGCGCATTGATCTGCTCCTTTTAGGCGACACGCCGCCCGATGATCTCGCATCGCTGATGCTCAACAAACTGCTGAGCATTCAAGGACTGGATGGAGCATGGATCGGACGCCCTGATGCGTCTGGTCGCGTGATAAACGATGCCGTCGCGGGGGCAGGACTTGCAGACTACATCGGTTGCGTCGAAATTCGTGTAGATGACAGCCCGCTCGGACAAGGTCCAGCCGGGCAGGCCTGGCGAACAGGTGAAACCGTCATCATTGATCACTGGAATACCGACACTAACACCCAACCCTGGCAGGAGGGCGCCCCGTTCCACGAATGGCGCGCCAGCGCTACCATACCTATCCAGGCAAGCGGCAGTGCATACGCGGTGCTCGGCCTTTACAGCCGTATCCCCGGCTTTTTCAGCTATTCTAGCCGCCAGATGCTGATTCGTCATCTCGCGGTCATGTTGGGGGTCGCCCTGAGCCATCGCCGCCAACAAAAGCACATGGATCGACTCAACAGTCTGTACCGCGCCTTTCTGGCAGAGGGAGACATCCTGATCCGCGCGCGATCGGAGACGGAAATGCTCCGCAAAACCTGCCAGCGTCTGGCGGAAGGCGCACTCTTTGGTACTGCCTATGTGGTACGGCCAGATGCCGATGGTTGGTTCCGCCCCCTCGCCGCTGCCGGTGTCGGTAGCGGCATACTGGGTAGCATGCATGTTAACGCCCATTCTCAGCACCCACCCAGCCTCATCGCGGATACCTGGCAATCCGGGCGCCTTCAGTATCGTAATGATTATCTCAGCGACCTGCGCCTGAATGCCCATCACGAGATACCGAAGCGTAACAACTGGGCGAGCATTGCCGTGGTCCCTGTGCATCGTGATGGCCAGATTTGGGCTGCCATGGTGGTCGCCAGCCCAGACAAGGACATTTTTGACCAGGGAATCCTCAGCGCCATCGCCCGCGTGGCCAAACTGCTCGGCCATGGTCTCGACGAATTGGACCTCAAGGATCGTATCGACAAAGAGCGCTCCGTACAAAGCTGGATGGCCCGTCACGACCCGCTCACCGGCCTACCCAATCGGGTCGCTCTCCTCGATCGCATCCCCGAAGCGATGCAGCGCGCGCAGCGCGAAGAAAAACTCCTCGGCATCTGCATGCTGGATCTGGACGACTTCAAGCCCGTCAACGACCGGTATGGCCATGCCGCCGGTGATGCCCTTCTGCAAAGCATCGCCCATCGCCTGCAGACAGCGCTGCGCCAGACAGACTTTGTCGCGCGCATCGGTGGCGACGAGTTCGCCCTCGTACTGGAAAATGTCAGCCGCATGGAAGATATCGAAAACGTGATGGAAAGAGTGTACCTGGCCCTGGACACCCCCTTCTTGCTCCCCGGCGGCATTGAAGTGCATGTGGGCGGCAGCCTCGGCCTCACTTTGCACCCTTTTGATGACGGAGACCCGGAGCAACTGCTGCGCCACGCGGATCAGGCCCTTTACACCGCCAAAGCGGAAAAGGGGCGACGCGCACGGTTTTGGCGCGCTTTTCAGGGTGACGATGAGGCATCGACCATGCAACGGCGGCCCTATATCGAACTGCTTCACCAAGGTGCGTTGGTAGCCTATTACCAGCCCATACTGCATTTGGCCAGCGGCCGGATCATCGGTGTCGAGGCCCTGGCACGCCTGCGCCAGGGTAACGAGATTTTACCTCCCGCAGTTTTTCTTGATCATCTGGACCACGCCGCCGGGCAACTCCTCGCGGAACAAATGATGCGCCAGGCCATGCTCGCGGCACAGTACTGGGAAACTGCAGGCTTCCCACTCGAAGTCGCCATTAATGTCCCACCCGAGGTACTGCTCTCCGATACCTTCCTTGAACATATGGAAGTAACGATCGCCGAGAGCGCCCTCCCAGCGGAGCGATTAACGCTGGAAATTCTGGAAAGTGGCGAACTCTTGTCACTCCGCTTTGCCAAAAACCGTATCGCCCAAATTCGGGCCATGGGGGTGCGCGTCGCGCTGGACGACGTGGGGAGCGCGTATGCATCACTGCTACGCCTCAAGGAAATCGCCGTCGATGAAGTCAAGTTGGACCAGAGCTTTGTCCAGGAGATTTCGCAAAACCCCGCCGACTTGGTCTTTGTCATGAGCGTCGGTGCCCTCGCCCAGTCCATTGGCGCGCGCTATGTGGTGGAAGGCGCAGAGACCGCGGAAACCATCAATGCCTTAGCGGTGTTAGGGGTGGGATGCGTGCAGGGCTACGCCATCGCCCGTCCGATGCCGGAAGAAACCATGCTGGAGTGGCTCCGTGCCTGGAACGGTATAGCCCATGACACCCAGCCGCGCACCCTGCTCGGCGCCTATGCATCACACCTGCAGTTTGACGGCATCTATCGCCTCGCACCGCGGCTACTGGGCGAGTTGCAGCATTCTGAAGAGGTCTGTCAATGTGGGCTGGGCGAGTATCTGGATCATCACGGCTTAGAGCAGTCTGCGCTTGGTAAAGCCCATCAGACCTATCATTATTGTGTTGGCACCACCCACTCTGCTACAGAGCTGGACGCCTGCCGCCAGCACGTAGCGAGTGCGGTGGCGGCCGCTCAGCAACAGATCGCTGAATATGGACACACGCCCCACGGCACGAACTGATACCCATCATTTGACGGGGCTTGCCCGCGCAACGGCGGCGCAGCGCCTAGCCGAGGGTGGCCCAAACCTGCTACCTGGAAGCACGCCAAAAACGCTCCTGGCCATCGTGCTTGGTGTCTTGGTCGAGCCGATGTTCGTGATGCTCTTGGTGGCTGGCGGTATCTATCTGCTCCTGGGAGACCGTGCCGAGGCGCTTTTCCTGCTGGCCTTCGTGTTCGTGGTCATCAGCATCACTCTGGCCCAGGAGCGCAAGACCCAGCGGGCGTTGGAGTCCTTGCGCGATCTCTCCGCGCCGCGGGCGCTGGTGATCCGGGACGGCCAGGAGTTGCGCATCGCCGGGCGCGAGGTGGTGCGCGGCGATCTCCTGGTTCTGCACGAGGGCGACCGCATTGCCGCCGATGCGCAACTGGTGCAGGGTCAGCTCACGGTGGACGAATCGCTGCTCACCGGTGAGGCCGTGCCGGTGGACAAACTCCCCAATCTGGGGCGCGCTAAGTTGACCATACCAGGTGGTGAAGGTACGTCAACCTTGTACGCCAGCACCTTGGTTACCAGGGGGGTAGGGTTTGCCGTGGTCGGTGCAACGGGTGTAGATACTGCGGTGGGGCATATTGGCCAGGCTTTGGCAACAACGGAAGAGATGACCTCCGGCCTGCAACAATCCACGCGCCGGCTTATCCGTAACCTGACGGTGATTGCGCTGATGCTGGCCATATCGCTGGTTTTGGTAAACTGGTTATGGGATGGCCGTTCGCTGCTGGCGAGCCTGCTTTCGGGCATTGCCTTGGCTATGGCCATCCTGCCCCAGGAGATTCCGGTCATTCTCACCGTATTTCTGGCCTTGGGCGCCTGGCGTATTTCGAAAAAAAAGGTGTTGACTCGCCGCATGTCCGCCGTGGAGGCGCTGGGCGCGGTCACCGTGCTTGCGGTGGACAAGACCGGCACGCTCACGCAAAACCGCATGGAGGTCGCGGAGCTGGCCGCAGGTGATGCGAATTTCATTGTGTCACTGGGCAGCGAACTGTCCGAAACCTTTCACCTCCTCGTCGAATTCGCCATGCTGGCAACACCGACAGATCCCTTCGATCCGATGGAAAAGGCCATCCAAATCTTTGGTCACACGCAACTGGCTGGCACCGAGCACATTCACGACGATCGCCGCCCCGAATTCCAGTACGAGCTGTCGCCGGATATCCTGGCCATAACCCGGGTGTTTTCTGGTATGCGACCGGCCACCCATTTGCTGGCCACCAAAGGCGCCCCCGAGGCGGTGGCTGATCTATGCCATCTGGCGGATGAAAGACGCTGCGCTATTCAGAGTCAGGTTGAAGCCATGGCCGAGCGGGGACTGCGGGTGCTCGGTGTGGCCAAGGGCGAATGGCAGGCAAGCGGCCCGGATGCGCCGTGGCCACCAAGCCAGCACGACTTTGATTTTACCTTCCTGGGCCTGGTCGGGTTTTTTGATCCGCCGCGCCCCGAGGTTCCCGCGGCGATTGCGGAATGTCGAGCGGCGGGAATACGCATTCTCATGCTCACTGGCGACCATCCTGCCACAGCGCGGGCTATTGCCAGGCTGGTCGGCCTGTCCGAGCGGCCAGCGGTTGTCACCGGCGTCGAGATCGCTGCGCTGGATGATATTGGCCTGCGCCAGCGCCTGCTGCAGGTGGACCTCTGTGCTCGCCTGCAGCCGGAGCAGAAATTGCGCCTGGTGCGGGTACTGCAACAAGCTGGCGACGTGGTGGCGATGACCGGTGACGGCGTCAATGATGCTCCTGCGCTCAAGGCCGCTGATGTAGGCATCGCTATGGGGGAGCGCGGCACCGACGTGGCCCGCGAGGCAGCTGCCCTGGTACTGCTGGACGACAGCTTCGCCAGCATCGTCGCCGCCATCGCACAGGGGCGGCGCATCTACGACAACGTCGTTAAAGCCGCGCGCTTTGTCTTCGCAGTGCATCTGCCCGTTATCGCGCTGGCGCTGCTGCCCGCGTTACTGAACTGGCCTATCCTGCTGCTGCCGGTGCATATCGCCGTGCTTGAACTGCTGATCGACCCCGCCTGTTCCACCGTGTTCGAGGCCGAGCCGGCAGCAGCCGACATCATGTGTCGACCGCCGCGCCTCCTCAACTCTAGTCCATTCGCTGCCGGCAACATTGGCTTTGCACTAGCACAGGGCCTTGGGATTGCGGTCATTCTTCTGGCCGGAGGTGCATTGTTGCAGCACCTGGGTTGGGCCGAAGAAGATCTTCGTATCAGCGTGTTCACCGCCCTAGTACTGGCGTTGTTCCTGCTGATCCTGGCCAATCGTGACCTGACCCATACGGCATTGCATAATCTGCGCGGCAACAATCCTTTGCTGGCACGCATGTTCGTGGGTGTGGGAGTGGTGCTCGCGGCGGTTCTGGCGATTCCTTTTTTGCGCGATGTGATGGGTTTTTCTGCCATGAGTATGCCACCACTCCTGGTCGCCGTCGGGCTGTTGTTGGCCTGTATCCTTTGGGTGCAAATCGTGCGCCGGGCAAAGTGGGGCATATCCTGACCCCATTCGGCGAAGTCCTGTGTCACGACAATTTAATTTGTTTACGAAAATACGCCAGTTTCGTAGCGACACGAATCTGGCGCATGTTGATATATTGCCTCGGTAAAATGGGGATAGCCAAGATTAGAGAGTCATTTCTTCTTCCTTCAGCACCTCCCTGAAATTCATGTCGGTTTTGCCTTCGTGCATAAATTTATAAAGTAAACCAGCGACCAGCCCCCCGAACGGCGTTGCAATGAGATAAACCCATATATGTGTGTAGTAATCACCTGCCACGGCAGGGCCCAGCGTCCGTGCCGGATTGACGCTGGCCCCTGTGAGTGGGCCCATGAATGTGACAATCATGACTAAAGTGAAGCCTATGGCCAGCGGCGCTGCATTACCAGCACGATCGCTCATGGCGGTATACAGCGCGGTGGTGGTGAGGAAGAAGGTTCCCAACGCCTCCAGCATGAACCCCCCGCGGACAGATATAAGGTTTGTATCGATGGTGGTGGCACCCAGGTGCCCCATTGGTCCGTGCAGCGCCGTGAGCAGTGCAAATCCAGCGGCTATTCCGCCAAGGATCTGAGCAATCATATACATGCCCGCGTCCCGCCAACTGATCTTTCCTGCTATGGCGCCGCCCAGAGTGACCGCAGGATTCACGATACCGCCGCTGATATCCCCGAATACATAGGCCGCAATCATGATGGCCAATCCGTTAGCCAGAGCGATGTCTATGAGTGGGTTACCCATGGCCGCCGCGCCGCCGCCAAAAAACACAAGCCCAAAGGTACCAATGAACTCTGCCGTTATTTTACGCATTAATGAGTGCATAATATATCTCCATATCGGTGCAGGGGTTTGTTTCATAAAGGGGGAAAGACTCCCTCGCCATCGTTTGATTCCAGGTAACGCAGTGCTCCACCAACAAGAATGCTTCCCGTTATCGTATTTGGTTCAATAATGGAATAATTATGGCACTCTAACCAATCTACAGGTGGAACCAATCTATGATATCTGGTCATTTGCAAAAGTTCCAGGTCCGTGACCTGATCGTTGAATTTCGCCCCCAACGGACTGACCTCAACAAAATCTTCATGTATTGAGAAGCGTTACACCTATAATGCATAGCAGCGCAGGCCAACCGTGACGATCTTCTTAGCCTGCCTGGCGAACAGGATGCGGTTCGATTCACCAGAAACCATAAGAATTCTCTATTATTACAGCTTGAAGTAAGGCCAATTAACAACTTGACATTTAATCCACAAACGGTTTTATTGGGTCATGATAGGCACGTGGATGGAGCAAGTCGCTGAACACTTTATTAGAAAAAGGCGTTACCACACGATGTTTGCAGTCATTGCACGGAGGAACTTTCATGGCTAGCATAAAACAACTCAAGCGGCTAATTTATGTGGCAATATTACTTACCGTTGGCGCTTCCATGCTTTCTGGTTGTATAATAGCTCCGCCATACGGCGGCTATTATGGCGGTTATTACGGGGGAAGGGGGGATGGGTGGCATCACGGTGAGGATCACTGATTGCAACCCATTTTATGCGAGGCATTAACAGTGACAGACTGACATTGTTGATGCGTGTTTTTTTCGATATACGGAATCCTATGAAAAAGCATCTATTGATAACGCCGTTATTCTTCCTGGGGCTCACGTTTTCCATTGCCCACAGCGCGGTTGCTGACAGCCGGGATTATGCTTCCGGTTACTCTATGTCACCGCCGACTCACTATGGTCAGCGTGCTGACTATAGGTACCGTGACGAGCACAGGTACCGAGATGGTGAGCGGCACAGAGAAGATCGACGGCGCGCGCCGGAGCATCGATATTATCGGCGTGGCGACCACTGAACGCGAGATACCACTCTCCCTGCACCGCCAGCAGACCGCACAGAAAGAATGCATCCAGTTAGTACAGGTACTGGAGCATTCCAACAGGGGCTTTCAGGGGAATAAAATACTCCGTTCTAAGGTCTGAACACCCGCAAAACGGCGGGAGATTTAACGGTATGCAGTGCAGCCATACCGATATGTCCCCACCAATATAGCCAGACAAAAGATGACAGAAAGTCATGTAGTTTCTTGGGTAGTTGGTAGAGACCTATAGGCGCAGCCACCCCGTAATTTGGGATCAGGAAAAACATTACAAATCCCAAGACAGCCATGCCAGTCACGGCCAGCAAACCCAGTCCATGCACCATCCCTGGTAAGCCACCTCGCATTCCACTGGCCGGCAGCTTCCCATCTGCCAGCCCCCTTATATCGCTGCATATATTTTCTAAATACTTTCCACTATATGGGAAAAGGTGCGAACGCAGCTTCTTGATGCGTACGACTTCGAGCCAAAATGCCAGAATAACTAACGTCGCAAACATGCCAACCCACATGTGGGCATGAAATAGCAAGTGCCGAAATGGAAGCTCGCCCACTTTTTTCCATATTGCCTTCATATCGAGTTCGCTGAAAAGCAGAAAAGTCACCACCAATGCAAATCCCATATGTATCCACCGCGTACTTCTTGGCCACTCTTGAATCTCTTCAGACATGAAAAACTCCGTAGTTTTATGACATGGATTGCAAAATCCATCCGGCTTTGCGCGGACGAAATATTAACAGATAATTCCAAATCTTGCAATCTTCAGATCTGCTTTGATATGTTATTATGATTTCATAAACGTAATAACCAGCTGTGCTGTGCGGATAGATGCACTCGCACATTAAAGGTCATATCCTGTTTGGGCATTTTTTTGCGAAACGGGGGATAACTGGCGGTTCCTACAGCGTTGAGTGCCGCACGATTTATGGCACCAATACCGCTGCTTTGGGCGACGTGCGCAGAAAGCAGATGACCGGACGGCGTCAGGGGAGAAGGGAGATCACCGCGGTGCCGGTGGCGCAGGTGGCGTCACCGGTAGAGTGTAGACCGGAGCCTGCGGAGCGGGTGTTTTGGCGAGCAACGGCTTGGGCGGCGGTGGAGTCGGCTTGGGTTTCGGCGGTGCCGGTTGGATCATGTGGATCGCGATGATCCTGGGGTTTGGCTTGACTGTGACCGGCTGGGACCCATTGGAATAAATCAATCCGCCCATCATCAGCGCCTCCAGCACCACGCCGATAATCAGTGCTCGCCCAAAATGATCCTCTTTGAATTACACGGGCTGCATGGGGGAAGGTAGCGTGGATGTATTCATGGCTGTTCAATGTCCTCGTTGTGCAGATGTCCTTGATCGGGCAGATCGGTCATGATGCATTTATGCAGAGTCAGTGGAGCTTTCCCTCATTGGCTTCATAACTGGCGATGGTCAGCCCATGGGCCTGGGCGTAGTGACGCAGGTAGTCCGTGAAGCGGTCATAGCTCTTCACGCCCTTGCTCGCGATCCACTCCTGCTTCAACTGCTCTGGACCACCGACCTTGAGCAGAGAGGTCGGCGTGTAGGTATGCTGCTGACCGATAAATGCCAGATGCTGCCCATGGGGATCGGTATGCGCTTTCAGCCAGGCGGGGGTGAGGATATGACCCGTGGCACCCGCCTCCCGGCGCAGGAGCATGCGATCCGCGCATTTGCCGGAATTGAAGGCGACGGGGACCTGAATAGGTATGACCTTCGGCGTTGGAGCGAAGCGGGGATGTCTGGTCCATATCCCCGAGAGGACCGCTGCGTTTTCATCCCACTGGGACATGGGCGGCAGCCCCAGGGCCGCCTCAATGGTCTTGACGATATTGACCTGAGAGTAGAGACCGGTGGCCAAAATACCCTTTTTGATCCAGGGCCCCAGGGCCAGAGCCAGCGTCCGATGCGCATTGATGTGATCGGCACCGGACTGCGCATCGTCTTCGGTCAGGAACACGACCATGTGCTTCCATTGCGGGGTGGTGGACAGATAGTGGATGAATTTCGCCGTCGCATCATCACTGTTGGCGACGTAGTAATCGGGGGTATAGTAACAAGGCGCCAGACCCGCGGTATGGTCGTCGGGCAGCCAGATATACACAAAGTGCGGGAATTTCGCCCCCGGATGTTTTTGGAGCCAGTCGATAGCCAGCTTCGCCCGGTCGGAGTCGAGGATCATCCGGTCCCAGGAAGGATAGCTCCTGGCCACATGGGCCTTGAGCGCTGAACGGATCACCCCATCCCGGGCGCGAGTGATATCTTCACCGAAGTCCTCGAATGACACATGGCTTTGCAGGAGATCGTTGAAAAGATACAGACGTTCCGGATAACTGATCCACGGATTGGTGAAGTCCCCCAGTTTCTCGTCATAGTGATAAGGGTTGTGGGCGCCGGGCGCTTTGGGTTTTAAGGAAGCCGATCCGCCGGGTCCGGCGTTCCAGAGCAGGCCTCGATTGGAGTAATACTCGGGCCACAGGCGCTGGACAACATCGGAGTCGGAGGCACCGTCCACCCATTGATGCCCTTGCGCCGTGACTTCGCCATCGGCCATGAAGTTGACGAAAAGCGCATAGTGATGGGCGAGCTGGTAGAGATTGGGCAGTTCTTTTTGGTTATAGAGATCAAAATGAGGGTCCGCCCACTTCCCGGCCGCAGGGTAATCTCCGAGATCCTCATCGAAGGTCTTGTTCTCCCGCAGGATGAAGACCACATAGCGGATATGTTTTTTAAGAAAGACTGTGGTCTGGACATCCTGCGTGTGCTGCGCTGTGCGCTGAGACAGCGCGAATCCATCGTTGTGGAGGGCGTCCTGGGTCCACTGAGCGAGATGCGTGGGGAGTTCGGACAGTTCCACCTTCTGCAGGACCCCGTGCATCATATTGCCAATATACTGCCATTGGAGATTGGGGCCGGAGCCCAGACCTTTGGCGCAGGTCACATAGAGGGCGCCATCGTTTACTACCAGTGCTGTGGGATACCAGGCGGTGGGGATCAATCCCAAGCGTTGGCCGGTATGCACGTTGTAGACGGCTACATCATTGTTCCCGGCATTGGCGACGAAAAGCTTGCCACCGGCGACGGCGAGTCCGTCCGGATAACTGCCGGGCGGCGCGTTGCGGTAGGGGTTATCGTTGATAATGCGTACCGGCTGCAGCGTCTGCGTGTTGACCTCGACTACCTTGTCGATGTTGGCGTCAGCGACAAAGACGTCGGGGCTGTCCGGCACTGCCACCATCGCGCTGGGATGTACACCAGCGGCGACGGTAGAAGGTCCCACAGCGTGGCCAGTGGCGACATGACCGAGCACCCGGAAAGTTTGACGATCCAGAACGGTCACGCCGTTGCTGCCCCAGTCGCTCACCACCAGTCGCCGCCCCTGATCGGCGAGGGCGACGGCAAAAGGATAGGGACCTGCATTCACATAATCCGTTTTGCCGCTGGCGATATCGATGCGCGCCAGACTATTGGCCAGCATACCG encodes:
- a CDS encoding MIP/aquaporin family protein, with the protein product MHSLMRKITAEFIGTFGLVFFGGGAAAMGNPLIDIALANGLAIMIAAYVFGDISGGIVNPAVTLGGAIAGKISWRDAGMYMIAQILGGIAAGFALLTALHGPMGHLGATTIDTNLISVRGGFMLEALGTFFLTTTALYTAMSDRAGNAAPLAIGFTLVMIVTFMGPLTGASVNPARTLGPAVAGDYYTHIWVYLIATPFGGLVAGLLYKFMHEGKTDMNFREVLKEEEMTL
- the recD gene encoding exodeoxyribonuclease V subunit alpha; the protein is MTSPMIDQLRAWTSAGWLRPLDLAFAQFLIRLDPQAPALLPLAGALLARLEGEGHTCIALKDLLGAPERFLDWPAPGLAVLASALDRWPHAAQWSETLAQSLCVQVTERSTTDPANSAETPLVLSATRLYLRRYWRDQQFIAEALRQRARQRVADTTHPEALRPWLEQLFPASDELGDGFPWQKIACALALRSHFSIITGGPGTGKTYTAARFMALLMATGSTPLRIVLAAPTGKAAVRIDESLRSAIGTLPQLGGIADMAAAFASLRPARTLHSLLGARPDSRRFRHDAANPLELDVLVVDEASMIHHEMMAALLRALPPSARLILLGDQDQLASVEAGAVLAELCLGSGTYDAETCHYMRASCGVAPPSGDNSANPLTANIIRLQRSHRFNAEIGALADAVHGGHPESAVRILQAAHTATLAWQPAPAIHQMLELARMESAYSRVWQAAGQPPPKDRQEHSAWVNTILNNYADFRLLCALRQGPWGVTGINRTIEDYLQRQGILQGRGLWYAGRPTLVTRNDSNLGLSNGDIGIALPDPDKRLRVYFPNGDGPPRAILPSRLNHAESAWAMTVHKAQGSEFAHTVLILPPEDSPVLSRELLYTAVTRARSRFTLIALRERLENAIQRQTRRMSGLHAALYDPRR
- a CDS encoding EAL domain-containing protein: MSERTAISPEDILRTLLKHQHTEITAAIARSMDLFYARAASHPDISAIQRQLSAEQFEQLKVEQRAQSLLLLQPDTTEEHLERAQAMGRVYAMAGIRTEWLISSMALYSDCLLEQLTPFLKHEDALQSLILQRLAKDLAGQLQGMESAALEERQVMERIDLLLLGDTPPDDLASLMLNKLLSIQGLDGAWIGRPDASGRVINDAVAGAGLADYIGCVEIRVDDSPLGQGPAGQAWRTGETVIIDHWNTDTNTQPWQEGAPFHEWRASATIPIQASGSAYAVLGLYSRIPGFFSYSSRQMLIRHLAVMLGVALSHRRQQKHMDRLNSLYRAFLAEGDILIRARSETEMLRKTCQRLAEGALFGTAYVVRPDADGWFRPLAAAGVGSGILGSMHVNAHSQHPPSLIADTWQSGRLQYRNDYLSDLRLNAHHEIPKRNNWASIAVVPVHRDGQIWAAMVVASPDKDIFDQGILSAIARVAKLLGHGLDELDLKDRIDKERSVQSWMARHDPLTGLPNRVALLDRIPEAMQRAQREEKLLGICMLDLDDFKPVNDRYGHAAGDALLQSIAHRLQTALRQTDFVARIGGDEFALVLENVSRMEDIENVMERVYLALDTPFLLPGGIEVHVGGSLGLTLHPFDDGDPEQLLRHADQALYTAKAEKGRRARFWRAFQGDDEASTMQRRPYIELLHQGALVAYYQPILHLASGRIIGVEALARLRQGNEILPPAVFLDHLDHAAGQLLAEQMMRQAMLAAQYWETAGFPLEVAINVPPEVLLSDTFLEHMEVTIAESALPAERLTLEILESGELLSLRFAKNRIAQIRAMGVRVALDDVGSAYASLLRLKEIAVDEVKLDQSFVQEISQNPADLVFVMSVGALAQSIGARYVVEGAETAETINALAVLGVGCVQGYAIARPMPEETMLEWLRAWNGIAHDTQPRTLLGAYASHLQFDGIYRLAPRLLGELQHSEEVCQCGLGEYLDHHGLEQSALGKAHQTYHYCVGTTHSATELDACRQHVASAVAAAQQQIAEYGHTPHGTN
- a CDS encoding cytochrome b/b6 domain-containing protein yields the protein MSEEIQEWPRSTRWIHMGFALVVTFLLFSELDMKAIWKKVGELPFRHLLFHAHMWVGMFATLVILAFWLEVVRIKKLRSHLFPYSGKYLENICSDIRGLADGKLPASGMRGGLPGMVHGLGLLAVTGMAVLGFVMFFLIPNYGVAAPIGLYQLPKKLHDFLSSFVWLYWWGHIGMAALHTVKSPAVLRVFRP
- a CDS encoding cation-translocating P-type ATPase gives rise to the protein MDTRPTARTDTHHLTGLARATAAQRLAEGGPNLLPGSTPKTLLAIVLGVLVEPMFVMLLVAGGIYLLLGDRAEALFLLAFVFVVISITLAQERKTQRALESLRDLSAPRALVIRDGQELRIAGREVVRGDLLVLHEGDRIAADAQLVQGQLTVDESLLTGEAVPVDKLPNLGRAKLTIPGGEGTSTLYASTLVTRGVGFAVVGATGVDTAVGHIGQALATTEEMTSGLQQSTRRLIRNLTVIALMLAISLVLVNWLWDGRSLLASLLSGIALAMAILPQEIPVILTVFLALGAWRISKKKVLTRRMSAVEALGAVTVLAVDKTGTLTQNRMEVAELAAGDANFIVSLGSELSETFHLLVEFAMLATPTDPFDPMEKAIQIFGHTQLAGTEHIHDDRRPEFQYELSPDILAITRVFSGMRPATHLLATKGAPEAVADLCHLADERRCAIQSQVEAMAERGLRVLGVAKGEWQASGPDAPWPPSQHDFDFTFLGLVGFFDPPRPEVPAAIAECRAAGIRILMLTGDHPATARAIARLVGLSERPAVVTGVEIAALDDIGLRQRLLQVDLCARLQPEQKLRLVRVLQQAGDVVAMTGDGVNDAPALKAADVGIAMGERGTDVAREAAALVLLDDSFASIVAAIAQGRRIYDNVVKAARFVFAVHLPVIALALLPALLNWPILLLPVHIAVLELLIDPACSTVFEAEPAAADIMCRPPRLLNSSPFAAGNIGFALAQGLGIAVILLAGGALLQHLGWAEEDLRISVFTALVLALFLLILANRDLTHTALHNLRGNNPLLARMFVGVGVVLAAVLAIPFLRDVMGFSAMSMPPLLVAVGLLLACILWVQIVRRAKWGIS